The following proteins are encoded in a genomic region of Euhalothece natronophila Z-M001:
- a CDS encoding lipopolysaccharide kinase InaA family protein, producing the protein MFNQELVTLYNHLLSRQTIQERFATGGTADLLLLTPGLVAKADKKGYQFVEREYHLMRELWDSGFRKMPQPHEDWGLGFTPEATLVMDEIQHSVQLEEVANAYLEGIVPKFVMKHILDLKEEVFADFWSRGAVHADPHLKNILVNLDQQQNWQVWLIDFGMSFWEGNDDRVFPTTTGSIAKDREKHSFYLSQFGLDEL; encoded by the coding sequence ATGTTTAATCAAGAATTAGTAACTCTCTACAATCACTTACTTTCTCGTCAAACCATTCAAGAACGGTTTGCTACAGGGGGAACAGCAGATTTACTATTATTAACTCCAGGATTAGTGGCGAAAGCTGATAAAAAAGGCTATCAATTTGTCGAACGAGAATATCATTTAATGCGAGAACTTTGGGACTCTGGCTTTCGGAAAATGCCGCAACCGCATGAAGATTGGGGGCTGGGGTTCACGCCAGAAGCGACCTTAGTGATGGACGAAATTCAGCATAGTGTGCAATTAGAAGAAGTCGCCAATGCTTATCTAGAGGGAATTGTTCCCAAGTTTGTGATGAAACATATTTTAGACTTGAAAGAAGAAGTATTTGCTGATTTTTGGTCAAGGGGAGCGGTTCATGCTGATCCTCATCTCAAAAATATTTTAGTGAATTTAGACCAACAGCAAAATTGGCAAGTGTGGTTAATTGATTTTGGGATGTCGTTTTGGGAAGGAAACGACGATCGCGTTTTCCCTACGACGACGGGATCAATAGCAAAAGATCGCGAAAAGCATTCTTTTTATTTGTCTCAATTTGGACTTGATGAGTTGTAA
- a CDS encoding RIO1 family regulatory kinase/ATPase domain-containing protein, with product MFQKEYINLVFNSSKQERFNLGGCAYIYPYLPGKVRKVTKIEFDLKFEYETMVALWRKGFHSMPKPLGISKDKNSILMEEIQDGVPLQEFLSLYQRGQISEACTTHIIELLQKVLSEFWSKEAVHGDLHANNILIGKDIQGAWKVWIIDFGATFFGGDYQIDRSRLQIFLEHYGVSALS from the coding sequence ATGTTTCAAAAAGAATATATCAACTTAGTTTTTAATAGCTCCAAACAAGAACGATTTAACTTAGGAGGCTGTGCCTATATTTATCCTTATCTTCCTGGAAAAGTGAGAAAAGTAACTAAAATAGAATTTGATCTCAAGTTTGAATATGAGACAATGGTTGCTCTTTGGAGAAAAGGTTTTCACTCCATGCCTAAGCCTCTAGGAATTAGCAAAGATAAGAACTCTATTCTGATGGAAGAAATTCAAGATGGTGTCCCTCTTCAAGAGTTTTTATCACTTTATCAAAGAGGTCAGATTTCTGAGGCTTGCACTACTCATATTATAGAGCTTCTACAGAAAGTGTTAAGTGAATTTTGGAGTAAAGAAGCAGTCCATGGAGATTTACACGCAAATAATATTTTAATTGGCAAAGATATCCAAGGCGCATGGAAAGTGTGGATTATTGATTTTGGGGCAACATTTTTCGGTGGCGATTATCAAATTGATCGCTCAAGATTACAAATATTTCTTGAACACTATGGAGTTAGTGCTTTGTCATAA